One Pelobates fuscus isolate aPelFus1 chromosome 8, aPelFus1.pri, whole genome shotgun sequence genomic window carries:
- the RAI1 gene encoding retinoic acid-induced protein 1 gives MQSFRERCGFHGNQQNYQSASQDSSRLENYRHQSQPALNCERQRQVTKGYYAQMSYQGYENNAGEKYPRGDKHINVQHLQGRVSFASFPEGSVYTGQYSGEEGLQNWSQSQTLAGTKYEGALVKKTSGEGRGYQDLSGQMQFRSHNLHHPQQPQQPQQQSLPYAKLPRQKVQNEVASSPLSFSQSTHFNQSYPTVSTYSSVPGSSQVSHSFKSCTAPSNPPHERAMATANQRAQAMHAYQSSRMASYEQPQRHHAQETLHYQNMAKYQHYSQQGQAYCQSETPSRTTEQYYQTFSPSASHSPARSVGRSPSYNSAPSPLMSNIENFQYSQQQHSASTFPMGISDHSHYMPLLNPSPTGTSSPDSQTKNLQNDKIPETLLSDLSLQSLTALTSQVENISNTVQQMLLSKSGIPQKKGLKTSPRTPEQIKGQHCSPDSNTYSADQIGTPLSETLGTPQSVHTEIQDADYLSGSEDQLERNYLYCGPGRSPGRANSNKIKPESISTCSVTSPDNMSTKSDDSFQSIHANLPLETFAKLVSSERECPHLLVNALSHEELSTEIIALQDAIDNEKAEKAWVDSPTLNNNSPKSPFNLENHTACSETAPKNTWSDQGPTEQFADDLKKHLQEKTQTANQKDFNDKYFEKEEFTPIPAKLTESTEDSVNFCSENNTSAVVSSTTCTSFSNTNTTCSKTTDPFDWSDKNESESCLRWKDIELTLRSSDLQKGLFQTKENKTDCHLDVPDVETPLENDSGEEFNKDGAEDLAYADDRKTDSEKWLEDTRDCYTGDDFNDIPDLPSQKESNLEPEDYSSLCDFSDRKSFIYDAPSPKQLRDMEAFSSINTPESIENPSSEGKENLVPSPQLSDGHSIILLGPAVGTESKVNSWFESTLSHIKTDEEIKKTNEDETEANTLEPAPIVEVEEHKLEDQSQQLKTEEELDRKPIYSKRNQCRISESKESDRGYQTQSDDTSAIGIEKIGKEDEEPKLPIPATKVPHVEETPARMCTRSLTSKVEPQAYGPVVGMKASLPEKLTKGGAFGVKQRAPFKPGRRGGKTAMKVMSLPSDQNAFIPQGKTPSTLPTSQKAKENVINILKDERSMILRSRSKNQELFQTKRRKGKRGMSLVLKKHTSLKKIIANNCTLPDTFKLMPKVKQRMKLSKPGVAINGKTTERTLHSLKRKPSFISPVPAKKRNLILRSKNVKEEKCEAATKLFKKIKPTKKEKVKLSIARKKTCKVILNTPSVRVTPDVCLKITSQPTYAENMKTKVLPPRKGRGLKLDAIVQKITSPNQKKQVGINTGSNCVSTPANSPLNVLDQGKDLRDSSIVSVDSEIKMLDQDLVKSELSKLDTEMHTLTCRRYKNKSIKGKLLHNKKMTTNSLLDEFGTHAVADVKRNCVGTNKLSAVSKKKITRGRSRGSSTTSKSEAKKLARANASVLLTPRDKALSENAVLSSRHQSSEYKQAKLKEGSPDESATQTRARKKTKHPIFNGYTKRQRKSSPRSKPPNQTTTSKRRSKGRNAPLITPKEPEIKLRYVSSKPTRTETRVRHFTPYIQVEKRNEFTTTCTIINTPGEETRLIKERNSEHSASPRVSLSSHGIVPFSSRMQLGPLVCKSVASGCLVCCLCRSPANYKDLGDLCGPYYPMDCLPNKKTRPKEKFKTEETPAEKSPKATENLCSAGSGKTPCLDGGAVDSIKHNNLRTSARGLLRKLPSCYCCNKKSEVSEVEKPRRHQCSKTADPPPPEPAAETQEHWVHEACAVWTSGVYLVAGKLYGIHEAIQMAASGPCPKCLKPGATVGCSHQGCTQTYHYTCAMETGCLLNEENFSIRCPKHKRLLV, from the exons ATGCAGTCATTTCGGGAAAGGTGTGGTTTCCACGGCAACCAGCAGAACTACCAATCAGCTTCTCAGGATTCCTCACGCCTTGAGAATTACAGGCATCAAAGTCAGCCGGCCCTCAACTGTGAGCGTCAGAGGCAGGTGACTAAAGGCTACTATGCCCAGATGTCCTATCAAGGCTACGAGAACAACGCGGGGGAGAAGTACCCACGGGGCGACAAGCACATTAATGTACAGCATCTTCAAGGCAGGGTGTCTTTTGCAAGCTTCCCAGAGGGCAGTGTCTACACTGGACAATATTCAGGGGAAGAAGGGCTGCAAAACTGGTCACAATCTCAGACTTTAGCAGGGACAAAGTACGAGGGGGCCCTTGTCAAGAAGACATCTGGTGAGGGCAGGGGATACCAAGATCTGTCCGGACAGATGCAGTTCCGCTCTCATAACCTGCATCACCCACAGCAACCACAGCAACCACAGcaacaatccctcccctatgccaaGCTTCCCAGGCAGAAGGTGCAAAATGAAGTGGCATCTTCTCCATTGTCGTTTAGTCAATCTACCCACTTCAACCAGAGTTATCCCACAGTTTCCACATATTCCTCTGTGCCAGGGTCCAGCCAGGTCTCTCATTCCTTCAAGAGCTGCACTGCACCTTCCAACCCCCCTCATGAGCGTGCCATGGCTACTGCCAATCAGCGGGCACAAGCTATGCATGCCTACCAGTCTTCTAGGATGGCATCTTATGAGCAGCCACAACGTCACCATGCTCAAGAGACTTTGCATTACCAAAACATGGCCAAGTACCAACATTACAGTCAACAAGGCCAAGCCTACTGCCAGTCTGAAACTCCAAGTAGGACCACAGAACAGTATTACCAAACCTTTAGTCCTAGTGCCAGCCATTCACCTGCCCGGTCAGTGGGCAGGTCCCCATCATACAATTCTGCACCATCGCCTCTAATGTCAAACATTGAGAACTTCCAGTATAGCCAGCAACAGCACAGTGCCAGTACATTCCCTATGGGCATCTCTGACCACAGTCACTACATGCCACTTCTAAATCCCTCTCCTACGGGCACCTCCAGTCCAGACTCACAGACTAAAAACTTGCAAAATGACAAAATTCCTGAGACCCTGTTGTCAGACCTCAGTCTGCAGAGCCTCACCGCCCTCACCTCCCAAGTAGAAAACATATCCAACACAGTACAGCAAATGCTACTATCCAAGTCTGGTATTCCTCAAAAGAAAGGGCTGAAGACCTCCCCGAGaacaccagaacaaataaaagGACAGCACTGCAGTCCTGACAGCAATACATACTCTGCGGATCAAATAGGAACCCCCCTATCTGAGACCCTAGGGACCCCACAATCTGTACACACTGAGATTCAAGATGCAGATTACCTTAGTGGCTCCGAGGACCAGCTGGAAAGGAACTACTTATACTGTGGTCCTGGCCGAAGTCCAGGCAGAGCAAACAGCAACAAAATTAAACCAGAATCCATATCTACGTGTTCTGTGACTTCACCGGACAACATGTCTACCAAATCTGATGACTCCTTCCAAAGTATTCATGCCAACCTGCCCCTGGAGACTTTTGCCAAGCTGGTGAGCAGTGAGAGAGAGTGCCCACACTTATTAGTCAATGCCCTGTCCCATGAGGAGCTATCCACAGAAATCATCGCTCTGCAAGATGCTATTGATAACGAAAAAGCTGAGAAAGCTTGGGTTGATTCTCCTACCTTGAATAATAACTCTCCTAAATCACCGTTTAACCTGGAAAACCACACAGCCTGTTCTGAGACAGCACCAAAAAATACATGGTCCGACCAAGGGCCTACAGAACAGTTTGCAGATGATTTGAAAAAACACCTCCAAGAAAAGACCCAAACAGCCAATCAAAAGGATTTTAATGACAAATACTTTGAAAAAGAGGAATTTACACCAATTCCAGCAAAACTCACAGAAAGCACTGAAGATTCTGTAAATTTTTGTTCAGAAAATAACACAAGTGCAGTTGTATCAAGCACAACATGTACCAGCTTTTCCAATACAAACACCACCTGCTCTAAGACTACCGATCCCTTCGACTGGTCCGATAAGAATGAGTCTGAATCCTGCCTAAGGTGGAAGGACATTGAGTTGACTTTGCGCTCATCGGACCTACAGAAAGGCTTGTTTCAGACCAAGGAGAATAAGACTGATTGTCATCTCGATGTTCCTGATGTGGAGACCCCTTTGGAGAATGATTCCGGAGAGGAGTTCAATAAGGATGGGGCAGAGGATTTAGCCTACGCAGATGATCGCAAGACTGACAGTGAGAAGTGGTTAGAAGACACCCGAGATTGTTACACTGGGGATGATTTTAATGATATTCCTGATTTACCATCTCAAAAAGAGTCCAACTTGGAACCTGAAGACTATTCCTCTTTGTGTGACTTTTCAGACAGAAAATCTTTCATATATGATGCACCTTCTCCAAAGCAATTAAGAGACATGGAAGCATTTTCTTCCATTAATACTCCAGAGTCTATAGAAAATCCAAGCTCAGAGGGCAAGGAGAATTTAGTACCATCACCACAGCTTTCTGATGGTCACTCAATCATCCTACTTGGCCCAGCTGTTGGTACAGAGTCTAAAGTAAATAGCTGGTTTGAATCCACACTTTCGCATATTAAAACTGATGAAGAGATCAAAAAAACAAATGAAGATGAAACAGAGGCCAATACTCTTGAGCCTGCCCCGATTGTTGAAGTGGAAGAACACAAGTTGGAGGATCAATCCCAACAATTGAAAACTGAAGAAGAACTTGATAGGAAGCCCATTTATAGTAAAAGAAATCAATGCAGAATTTCAGAATCCAAGGAGTCTGATAGAGGATATCAAACCCAGTCCGATGACACTTCTGCCATTGGAATTGAGAAGATCGGAAAAGAAGATGAAGAACCAAAACTTCCCATTCCTGCAACTAAAGTTCCTCATGTTGAAGAAACACCAGCGAGGATGTGCACACGTTCTTTGACTTCAAAAGTAGAGCCTCAGGCATATGGGCCTGTTGTGGGAATGAAGGCATCTTTACCAGAGAAACTGACTAAGGGAGGGGCATTTGGTGTGAAGCAAAGAGCCCCGTTTAAGCCCGGAAGAAGAGGTGGGAAAACCGCAATGAAGGTTATGAGTCTTCCCAGTGACCAAAATGCTTTTATTCCCCAAGGTAAAACACCCAGCACTCTGCCCACTAGTCAAAAAGCTAAAGAAAATGTTATAAACATTCTTAAAGATGAAAGATCCATGATACTGAGGTCTCGTAGCAAGAATCAGGAGCTTTTCCAAACCAAAAGAAGAAAGGGGAAACGGGGAATGAGTCTGGTGTTGAAAAAACATACTTCGCTAAAGAAAATTATTGCAAATAACTGCACACTGCCAGACACCTTCAAGTTGATGCCAAAAGTAAAGCAAAGGATGAAACTTTCAAAGCCAGGGGTTGCAATCAATGGCAAGACGACTGAGCGGACTTTGCATTCTCTAAAAAGAAAGCCAAGCTTTATATCTCCTGTGCCGGCCAAAAAACGAAACTTGATCTTGCGCAGCAAAAATGTGAAAGAGGAAAAGTGTGAAGCAGCCACTAAGTTATTCAAAAAAATTAAgccaacaaaaaaagagaaagtcaAGCTCAGCATTGCGAGAAAGAAGACTTGCAAGGTCATCCTAAATACCCCCTCAGTTCGAGTGACCCCAGATGTTTGTCTGAAGATTACCTCACAACCAACATATGCTGAAAACATGAAAACCAAAGTGTTGCCTCCCAGAAAGGGCCGGGGTCTGAAACTCGACGCTATTGTGCAAAAGATTACTTCACCAAATCAGAAGAAACAAGTTGGTATCAATACAGGATCTAACTGTGTCAGTACACCTGCTAACAGTCCCTTAAATGTTCTTGACCAGGGAAAAGACTTGAGGGATTCCAGCATAGTTTCAGTAGATTCTGAAATCAAGATGCTAGACCAAGACTTGGTGAAAAGTGAGCTTTCAAAGTTAGATACTGAAATGCATACTCTGACCTGCAGGAGATATAAGAACAAGTCCATAAAAGGAAAACTCCTTCACAATAAAAAGATGACCACAAATTCGCTACTTGATGAATTTGGCACTCATGCTGTGGCAGATGTGAAGAGGAACTGTGTAGGGACAAATAAACTGAGTGCTGTGTCGAAGAAGAAGATCACAAGAGGGAGGTCCCGAGGTTCCTCAACCACTTCCAAAAGTGAAGCCAAGAAGCTTGCCAGAGCAAACGCTTCTGTTCTCCTTACACCTAGAGACAAGGCTCTTTCAGAAAATGCTGTATTAAGCAGCAGACATCAGTCCAGTGAGTACAAGCAGGCTAAGCTTAAGGAAGGTTCTCCCGATGAGTCTGCAACCCAGACCAGAgctaggaaaaaaacaaaacaccctaTCTTCAACGGGTACACTAAGAGACAGCGTAAGAGTTCCCCTCGAAGCAAGCCCCCAAATCAAACCACCACAAGCAAGAGAAGATCAAAGGGACGGAATGCTCCTCTGATTACTCCCAAAGAGCCTGAGATCAAGCTCAGGTATGTGTCTTCTAAACCCACAAGAACTGAGACTAGAGTCAGACACTTCACTCCTTATATTCAGGTAGAAAAAAGAAATGAATTCACTACAACCTGTACCATTATTAACACTCCTGGAGAGGAGACCAGATTAATAAAGGAAAGAAATAGtgagcattcagcatctccacgagtATCGTTGTCCAGCCACGGAATTGTTCCTTTCTCCTCCAGAATGCAGCTGGGACCCCTGGTCTGCAAATCGGTAGCCTCAGGTTgccttgtctgctgcctttgtagAAGCCCAGCCAATTATAAAGACTTGGGGGACCTTTGTGGGCCATATTACCCCATGGACTGCCTACCTAACAAAAAAACGAGGCCCAAAGAAAAGTTTAAAACAGAGGAGACACCCGCAGAGAAATCTCCCAAGgcaacagaaaatctgtgctcgGCAGGGAGCGGGAAAACGCCTTGTCTAGATGGTGGAGCAGTTGACTCGATCAAACATAACAACCTCCGCACTAGTGCCCGTGGACTGTTAAGGAAACTGCCCTCTTGTTACTGTTGCAACAAAAAATCAGAGGTGTCAGAGGTCGAAAAACCAAGGAGGCATCAGTGTAGCAAGACTGCCGATCCGCCACCTCCAGAGCCAGCGGCTGAGACTCAGGAGCATTGGGTACATGAGGCGTGTGCCGTGTGGACCAGTGGCGTTTACTTGGTGGCAGGAAAACTGTATGGCATCCATGAAGCCATTCAAATGGCAGCCTCGGGG CCCTGCCCCAAATGTCTAAAGCCAGGAGCGACTGTGGGCTGCAGCCACCAGGGATGCACACAAACCTATCACTATACATGTGCAATGGAGACGG GTTGCCTATTAAATGAAGAGAACTTTTCGATAAGATGTCCTAAACACAAG aGACTCCTGGTGTAA